In a genomic window of Cynocephalus volans isolate mCynVol1 chromosome 1, mCynVol1.pri, whole genome shotgun sequence:
- the LOC134386920 gene encoding mitochondrial chaperone BCS1 isoform X1 produces the protein MPLADFILALKDNPYFGAGFGLVGVGTALALARKGAQLGLVAFRRHYMITLEVPARDRSYAWLLSWLTRHSTRTQHLSVETSYLQHESGRISTKFEFVPSPGNHFIWYRGKWIRVERSREMQMIDLQTGTPWESVTFTALGTDRKVFFNILEEARELALQQEEGKTVMYTAVGSEWRPFGYPRRRRPLSSVVLQQGLADRIVRDIREFIDNPKWYTDRGIPYRRGYLLYGPPGCGKSSFITALAGELEHSICLLSLTDSSLSDDRLNHLLSVAPQQSLVLLEDVDAAFLSRDLATENPVKYQGLGRLTFSGLLNALDGVASTEARIVFMTTNHVDRLDPALIRPGRVDLKEYVGYCSYWQLTQMFQRFYPGQAPSLAEAFAEHVLQATTQISPAQVQGYFMLYKNDPAGAIHNAEYLRR, from the exons ATGCCGCTTGCAGACTTCATTCTGGCCCTGAAGGACAATCCCTACTTTGGGGCTGGATTTGGGCTGGTGGGTGTGGGCACAGCCCTGGCCTTGGCCCGGAAGGGTGCCCAGCTGGGCCTGGTGGCATTCCGGCGCCATTACATGATCACACTGGAAGTCCCTGCTCGAGACAGGAGCTATGCCTGGTTGCTTAGCTGGCTCACCCGCCACAGTACCCGTACTCAGCACCTCAGTGTTGAGACTTCATACCTTCAGCACGAGAGTGGCCGCATCTCCACCAAGTTTGAATTTGTCCCCAGCCCTGGAAACCACTTTATCTG GTATCGGGGAAAATGGATCCGGGTAGAACGAAGTCGAGAGATGCAGATGATAGACTTGCAGACGGGGACTCCTTGGGAATCTGTCACCTTCACGGCCCTGGGCACTGACCGCAAGGTTTTCTTCAACATCCTGGAGGAAG CTCGAGAGCTAGCCTTGCAacaggaggaagggaagactGTTATGTACACAGCTGTGGGCTCTGAATGGCGCCCTTTTGGCTATCCACGCCGGCGGCGGCCACTGAGTTCTGTGGTTCTACAACAGGGTCTGGCCGACCGAATTGTCAGAGACATCCGAGAATTCATTGATAACCCTAAGTGGTACACTGACAGAG GCATTCCCTACAGACGTGGCTACCTGCTTTATGGGCCCCCTGGTTGCGGAAAGAGCAGTTTTAT CACAGCCCTGGCTGGGGAACTGGAGCACAGCATCTGCCTGCTGAGCCTCACAGACTCTAGCCTCTCCGATGACCGGCTCAACCACCTGCTGAGCGTGGCCCCGCAGCAAAGCCTAGTGCTCCTGGAGGATGTGGATGCTGCTTTCCTCAGTCGAGACTTGGCTACAGAGA ACCCAGTAAAGTACCAAGGTCTAGGTCGTCTCACCTTCAGTGGACTACTCAATGCCTTGGATGGTGTGGCTTCCACTGAGGCACGCATTGTGTTCATGACCACCAACCATGTTGACAG GCTGGACCCTGCTCTGATACGCCCTGGGCGAGTAGACCTGAAGGAGTACGTGGGCTACTGTTCATACTGGCAGCTGACCCAAATGTTCCAGAGGTTCTATCCAGGGCAAGCCCCTTCCTTGGCTGAGGCCTTTGCAGAACATGTCCTTCAAGCTACAACTCAGATCAGTCCTGCCCAAGTGCAAGGCTACTTCATGCTATATAAAAACGACCCTGCAGGTGCAATTCACAATGCTGAGTATCTGAGGAGGTGA
- the LOC134386920 gene encoding mitochondrial chaperone BCS1 isoform X2: MPLADFILALKDNPYFGAGFGLVGVGTALALARKGAQLGLVAFRRHYMITLEVPARDRSYAWLLSWLTRHSTRTQHLSVETSYLQHESGRISTKFEFVPSPGNHFIWYRGKWIRVERSREMQMIDLQTGTPWESVTFTALGTDRKVFFNILEEGIPYRRGYLLYGPPGCGKSSFITALAGELEHSICLLSLTDSSLSDDRLNHLLSVAPQQSLVLLEDVDAAFLSRDLATENPVKYQGLGRLTFSGLLNALDGVASTEARIVFMTTNHVDRLDPALIRPGRVDLKEYVGYCSYWQLTQMFQRFYPGQAPSLAEAFAEHVLQATTQISPAQVQGYFMLYKNDPAGAIHNAEYLRR; the protein is encoded by the exons ATGCCGCTTGCAGACTTCATTCTGGCCCTGAAGGACAATCCCTACTTTGGGGCTGGATTTGGGCTGGTGGGTGTGGGCACAGCCCTGGCCTTGGCCCGGAAGGGTGCCCAGCTGGGCCTGGTGGCATTCCGGCGCCATTACATGATCACACTGGAAGTCCCTGCTCGAGACAGGAGCTATGCCTGGTTGCTTAGCTGGCTCACCCGCCACAGTACCCGTACTCAGCACCTCAGTGTTGAGACTTCATACCTTCAGCACGAGAGTGGCCGCATCTCCACCAAGTTTGAATTTGTCCCCAGCCCTGGAAACCACTTTATCTG GTATCGGGGAAAATGGATCCGGGTAGAACGAAGTCGAGAGATGCAGATGATAGACTTGCAGACGGGGACTCCTTGGGAATCTGTCACCTTCACGGCCCTGGGCACTGACCGCAAGGTTTTCTTCAACATCCTGGAGGAAG GCATTCCCTACAGACGTGGCTACCTGCTTTATGGGCCCCCTGGTTGCGGAAAGAGCAGTTTTAT CACAGCCCTGGCTGGGGAACTGGAGCACAGCATCTGCCTGCTGAGCCTCACAGACTCTAGCCTCTCCGATGACCGGCTCAACCACCTGCTGAGCGTGGCCCCGCAGCAAAGCCTAGTGCTCCTGGAGGATGTGGATGCTGCTTTCCTCAGTCGAGACTTGGCTACAGAGA ACCCAGTAAAGTACCAAGGTCTAGGTCGTCTCACCTTCAGTGGACTACTCAATGCCTTGGATGGTGTGGCTTCCACTGAGGCACGCATTGTGTTCATGACCACCAACCATGTTGACAG GCTGGACCCTGCTCTGATACGCCCTGGGCGAGTAGACCTGAAGGAGTACGTGGGCTACTGTTCATACTGGCAGCTGACCCAAATGTTCCAGAGGTTCTATCCAGGGCAAGCCCCTTCCTTGGCTGAGGCCTTTGCAGAACATGTCCTTCAAGCTACAACTCAGATCAGTCCTGCCCAAGTGCAAGGCTACTTCATGCTATATAAAAACGACCCTGCAGGTGCAATTCACAATGCTGAGTATCTGAGGAGGTGA
- the RNF25 gene encoding E3 ubiquitin-protein ligase RNF25 isoform X1, with amino-acid sequence MAACASAAAGEEDWILPSEVEVLESIYLDELQVIKGNGRSSPWEIYITLHPATAEDQDSQYVCFTLVLQVPAQYPHEVPQIAIRNPRGLSDEQIHKISQALSHVAKAGLGTAMLYELIEKGKEILTDNNIPHGQCVICLYGFQEKEAFTKTPCYHYFHCHCLARYIQHMEQELKAQGQEQERKHATTKQKAVGVQCPVCREPLVYDLAALKAAPEPQQPMELYQPNAETLRQQEERKRLYQRQQERGGIIDLEAERNRYFISLQQPPAPVEPESTVDVSRGSHPPSALAAELSTSPTAQPTLPTPLPVATQYMCEKIPGAGPNQQRLGETQKAVLDPPQPSRGPWRQLEQRHWKGGECCAPKGTSDTQELPPPEGPFKEPVDLKPEPHNQGVEGPPQEKGPGSWQDSPPRRTRDCARWERSKGRIQGSSYPRLPRGRGGYRSGNRREPMGLEYEDGS; translated from the exons ATGGCGGCATGTGCGTCGGCGGCTGCAGGGGAGGAAGACTG GATCCTACCCTCTGAAGTCGAAGTGTTAGAGTCTATCTATCTGGATGAACTACAGGTGATAAAAGGAAATGGCAG ATCTTCACCATGGGAGATCTACATCACTCTGCACCCTGCCACTGCAGAAGACCAGGATTCACAGTATGTCTGCTTTACTCTGGTGCTTCAGGTCCCAGCACAG TATCCCCATGAAGTGCCACAGATCGCTATCCGTAATCCCAGAGGACTCTCAGATGAACAGATCCACAA GATCTCGCAGGCGCTGAGCCACGTGGCCAAGGCTGGGCTGGGCACTGCCATGCTCTATGAACTCATTGAG aaagggaaggaaattctcACAGATAACAACATCCCCCATGGCCAGTGTGTCATCTGCCTCTATGGTTTCCAG GAGAAGGAGGCCTTTACCAAAACACCCTGTTACCATTACTTCCACTGCCACTGCCTTGCTCGGTACATccagcacatggagcaagagctgaaGGCACAAGGACAGGAACAGGAACGAAAGCATGCCACAACCAAACAG AAGGCAGTCGGTGTACAGTGTCCGGTGTGCAGAGAACCCCTTGTGTATGATCTTGCTGCACTGAAAGCAGCCCCTGAACCCCAACAGCCCATG GAGCTGTACCAGCCCAATGCGGAAACCTTGCGCCAGCAAGAAGAGCGCAAGCGGCTCTACCAGAGGCAGCAGGAGCGGGGGGGCATCATTGACCTTGAGGCCGAGCGGAACCGGTACTTCATTAGCCTTCAGCAG CCTCCTGCCCCTGTGGAACCTGAGTCAACTGTAGATGTCTCCAGAGGATCCCACCCACCCAGTGCCCTTGCGGCAGAACTGTCCACCTCACCAACTGCCCAACCCACCCTGCCAACTCCTCTGCCTGTTGCCACCCAGTACATGTGTGAGAAGATTCCAGGGGCTGGGCCAAATCAGCAGAGGTTGGGGGAGACCCAGAAAGCTGTGCTAGATCCCCCCCAGCCTAGTCGAGGCCCCTGGCGACAGCTGGAACAGAGGCATTGGAAGGGAGGGGAATGCTGTGCCCCCAAAGGTACCAGTGACACCCAGGAACTGCCACCTCCCGAGGGGCCCTTCAAGGAGCCTGTGGACCTAAAGCCAGAACCCCATAACCAAGGGGTTGAAGGTCCACCCCAAGAAAAGGGGCCTGGCAGCTGGCAGGACTCCCCACCCCGCAGGACTCGGGACTGTGCTCGATGGGAGCGCTCCAAAGGCCGGATACAAGGTTCCTCCTACCCCCGCCTGCCTCGGGGCCGGGGAGGATACAGGTCTGGTAATCGGAGGGAGCCTATGGGCCTGGAATATGAGGATGGTTCCTAG
- the RNF25 gene encoding E3 ubiquitin-protein ligase RNF25 isoform X2, protein MAACASAAAGEEDWILPSEVEVLESIYLDELQVIKGNGRSSPWEIYITLHPATAEDQDSQYVCFTLVLQVPAQYPHEVPQIAIRNPRGLSDEQIHKISQALSHVAKAGLGTAMLYELIEKGKEILTDNNIPHGQCVICLYGFQEKEAFTKTPCYHYFHCHCLARYIQHMEQELKAQGQEQERKHATTKQAVGVQCPVCREPLVYDLAALKAAPEPQQPMELYQPNAETLRQQEERKRLYQRQQERGGIIDLEAERNRYFISLQQPPAPVEPESTVDVSRGSHPPSALAAELSTSPTAQPTLPTPLPVATQYMCEKIPGAGPNQQRLGETQKAVLDPPQPSRGPWRQLEQRHWKGGECCAPKGTSDTQELPPPEGPFKEPVDLKPEPHNQGVEGPPQEKGPGSWQDSPPRRTRDCARWERSKGRIQGSSYPRLPRGRGGYRSGNRREPMGLEYEDGS, encoded by the exons ATGGCGGCATGTGCGTCGGCGGCTGCAGGGGAGGAAGACTG GATCCTACCCTCTGAAGTCGAAGTGTTAGAGTCTATCTATCTGGATGAACTACAGGTGATAAAAGGAAATGGCAG ATCTTCACCATGGGAGATCTACATCACTCTGCACCCTGCCACTGCAGAAGACCAGGATTCACAGTATGTCTGCTTTACTCTGGTGCTTCAGGTCCCAGCACAG TATCCCCATGAAGTGCCACAGATCGCTATCCGTAATCCCAGAGGACTCTCAGATGAACAGATCCACAA GATCTCGCAGGCGCTGAGCCACGTGGCCAAGGCTGGGCTGGGCACTGCCATGCTCTATGAACTCATTGAG aaagggaaggaaattctcACAGATAACAACATCCCCCATGGCCAGTGTGTCATCTGCCTCTATGGTTTCCAG GAGAAGGAGGCCTTTACCAAAACACCCTGTTACCATTACTTCCACTGCCACTGCCTTGCTCGGTACATccagcacatggagcaagagctgaaGGCACAAGGACAGGAACAGGAACGAAAGCATGCCACAACCAAACAG GCAGTCGGTGTACAGTGTCCGGTGTGCAGAGAACCCCTTGTGTATGATCTTGCTGCACTGAAAGCAGCCCCTGAACCCCAACAGCCCATG GAGCTGTACCAGCCCAATGCGGAAACCTTGCGCCAGCAAGAAGAGCGCAAGCGGCTCTACCAGAGGCAGCAGGAGCGGGGGGGCATCATTGACCTTGAGGCCGAGCGGAACCGGTACTTCATTAGCCTTCAGCAG CCTCCTGCCCCTGTGGAACCTGAGTCAACTGTAGATGTCTCCAGAGGATCCCACCCACCCAGTGCCCTTGCGGCAGAACTGTCCACCTCACCAACTGCCCAACCCACCCTGCCAACTCCTCTGCCTGTTGCCACCCAGTACATGTGTGAGAAGATTCCAGGGGCTGGGCCAAATCAGCAGAGGTTGGGGGAGACCCAGAAAGCTGTGCTAGATCCCCCCCAGCCTAGTCGAGGCCCCTGGCGACAGCTGGAACAGAGGCATTGGAAGGGAGGGGAATGCTGTGCCCCCAAAGGTACCAGTGACACCCAGGAACTGCCACCTCCCGAGGGGCCCTTCAAGGAGCCTGTGGACCTAAAGCCAGAACCCCATAACCAAGGGGTTGAAGGTCCACCCCAAGAAAAGGGGCCTGGCAGCTGGCAGGACTCCCCACCCCGCAGGACTCGGGACTGTGCTCGATGGGAGCGCTCCAAAGGCCGGATACAAGGTTCCTCCTACCCCCGCCTGCCTCGGGGCCGGGGAGGATACAGGTCTGGTAATCGGAGGGAGCCTATGGGCCTGGAATATGAGGATGGTTCCTAG